One stretch of Aeromicrobium fastidiosum DNA includes these proteins:
- a CDS encoding ABC transporter permease — MWWYVVKRLLQAIPVFLGATLIIFILTKLRPGDPILGLTGNKPVSPEVRQALRDQFHLDDFIGLQWLYFIKDVVTFNPNFVGLDGQPIFDKISNALPVTATLAVMALAMDAVIGIVVGTIAGLRRNGWFDSVTLVLSLILLSVPIFVVGFVLQFLLGVKFTVFPATVPVDWSIGDLVLPAFVLAIANIATTTRLTRTSVANNLTADHVRTARAKGLSGGLVVRNHVLRNSLVPVVTYIGINLGSLMAGAIITEGIFNVQGIGNLAFGAVSRGDTPLTVSVVAVMVMLYVMMSLVVDLLYAVLDPRIRYA; from the coding sequence GTGTGGTGGTACGTCGTCAAGCGGCTGCTCCAGGCCATCCCAGTCTTTCTCGGGGCCACGCTGATCATCTTCATCCTGACGAAGCTGCGTCCGGGTGACCCCATCCTCGGCCTCACCGGCAACAAGCCCGTCTCGCCCGAAGTCCGGCAGGCTCTGCGTGACCAGTTCCACCTCGATGACTTCATCGGTCTTCAGTGGCTGTACTTCATCAAGGACGTCGTGACGTTCAACCCCAACTTCGTGGGGCTCGACGGCCAGCCGATCTTCGACAAGATCAGCAATGCGCTTCCCGTCACAGCGACGCTCGCTGTCATGGCACTGGCGATGGACGCGGTCATCGGCATCGTGGTCGGCACCATCGCCGGTCTGCGACGCAACGGCTGGTTCGACTCCGTCACGCTGGTTCTCTCGCTGATCCTGCTGTCGGTCCCGATCTTCGTCGTCGGATTCGTGCTGCAGTTCCTGCTGGGAGTGAAGTTCACGGTGTTCCCGGCCACGGTCCCGGTCGACTGGTCCATCGGTGACCTCGTGCTGCCGGCGTTCGTGCTGGCGATCGCCAACATCGCGACGACGACCCGTCTCACCCGCACCTCGGTGGCCAACAACCTCACGGCCGACCACGTGCGCACGGCCAGGGCCAAGGGCCTCAGTGGAGGGCTCGTGGTCCGCAACCACGTGCTGCGCAACTCCCTGGTGCCCGTCGTGACGTACATCGGCATCAACCTCGGCTCGCTGATGGCCGGTGCCATCATCACCGAGGGCATCTTCAACGTCCAGGGCATCGGCAACCTCGCCTTCGGCGCGGTCAGTCGCGGCGACACCCCGTTGACCGTCTCCGTCGTCGCGGTCATGGTCATGCTCTACGTGATGATGAGCCTGGTCGTCGACCTCCTGTACGCCGTTCTCGACCCGAGGATCCGCTATGCATGA
- a CDS encoding peptide ABC transporter substrate-binding protein, which produces MRLTRRTRLAGVALIAAASLTLAACGGGSGGGSGGGSGDGVITVYGTNPQNPLIPTATNEVGGGDPIQNLFSGLTAYNSDGSIVNDVAESIEPNDDSTLWTVKIKADQKFTDGSAVTANSFVKAWNYGANPANKQLNNYFFYPIAGTDDVGNTEKGADTVSGLKVVDDSTFTIQLKEPESDFPLRLGYSAYFPVPDAAYDASGKITKAYGNKPIGNGPYMLTDSGWEKNKQISLKPNPDYTGPHKPKNKGLVFKFFNSVDSAYTAVQSGTLDVLDQVPPSALTTFEKDPAVKAYNQPGSSFSSFTIPERLEHFGNDEEGKLRRAAISEAINRPEITEKVFNNARTPATDFTSPVLDGWTKDVPGNEVLTFNADDAKAKWAEADKIKPWSGTFELAYNNDGAGNKEFSEAMTNQIKNVLGIDAAPKAYPTFDELRTVVTDRSIKTAFRTGWQADYPSMLNYLAPIYAKGAGSNDGDYDNPEFDKLIQQAAAATGDDRYKLITEAQTVLLTDLPAIPLWYQNATAVTNKDLKGYVFNWQQKPDYYALTK; this is translated from the coding sequence ATGCGACTCACCCGGCGAACACGCCTTGCGGGAGTGGCCCTGATCGCCGCCGCCAGCCTCACCCTGGCTGCGTGTGGCGGCGGCAGCGGCGGCGGCAGCGGCGGCGGCAGTGGTGACGGCGTCATCACGGTCTACGGCACCAACCCCCAGAACCCGCTGATCCCGACCGCGACCAACGAGGTCGGCGGTGGTGACCCGATCCAGAACCTGTTCTCCGGTCTGACCGCATACAACTCCGACGGATCCATCGTCAACGACGTGGCCGAGTCGATCGAGCCCAACGACGACAGCACGCTGTGGACGGTCAAGATTAAGGCCGATCAGAAGTTCACCGACGGTTCGGCCGTCACGGCCAACTCCTTCGTCAAGGCGTGGAACTACGGCGCCAACCCGGCGAACAAGCAGCTCAACAACTACTTCTTCTACCCGATCGCGGGCACGGACGACGTCGGCAACACGGAGAAGGGGGCGGATACCGTCTCGGGCCTGAAGGTCGTCGACGACTCCACGTTCACGATCCAGCTCAAGGAGCCGGAGTCCGACTTCCCGCTGCGCCTCGGCTACTCGGCCTACTTCCCGGTTCCCGACGCCGCCTACGACGCGAGCGGCAAGATCACCAAGGCCTACGGCAACAAGCCGATCGGCAACGGCCCCTACATGCTGACCGACAGTGGCTGGGAGAAGAACAAGCAGATCTCCCTCAAGCCCAACCCCGACTACACCGGCCCGCACAAGCCGAAGAACAAGGGCCTGGTCTTCAAGTTCTTCAACTCGGTCGACTCGGCGTACACCGCCGTCCAGTCGGGAACCCTCGACGTCCTCGACCAGGTGCCGCCGAGCGCTCTCACGACCTTCGAGAAGGACCCGGCCGTCAAGGCCTACAACCAGCCCGGCTCGAGCTTCTCGTCGTTCACGATCCCCGAGCGCCTCGAGCACTTCGGCAATGACGAAGAGGGCAAGCTGCGTCGCGCGGCGATCTCCGAGGCGATCAACCGTCCCGAGATCACCGAGAAGGTCTTCAACAACGCCCGTACGCCCGCCACCGACTTCACCTCCCCGGTGCTCGACGGCTGGACCAAGGACGTGCCCGGCAACGAGGTGCTGACGTTCAACGCCGACGACGCCAAGGCCAAGTGGGCCGAGGCCGACAAGATCAAGCCCTGGAGCGGCACGTTCGAGCTGGCGTACAACAACGACGGCGCGGGCAACAAGGAGTTCTCCGAGGCCATGACCAACCAGATCAAGAACGTGCTGGGCATCGATGCGGCCCCCAAGGCCTACCCGACGTTCGACGAGCTGCGCACGGTCGTCACCGACCGCAGCATCAAGACCGCGTTCCGCACCGGTTGGCAGGCCGACTACCCGTCGATGCTCAACTACCTGGCACCGATCTACGCCAAGGGCGCCGGCTCCAACGACGGCGACTACGACAACCCGGAGTTCGACAAGCTCATCCAGCAGGCCGCGGCCGCCACGGGTGACGATCGCTACAAGCTCATCACCGAGGCCCAGACGGTCTTGCTGACTGATCTCCCGGCGATCCCGCTGTGGTACCAGAACGCGACTGCGGTCACGAACAAGGACCTGAAGGGGTACGTGTTCAACTGGCAGCAGAAGCCTGACTACTACGCACTGACGAAGTAG